A region of Mycolicibacterium brumae DNA encodes the following proteins:
- a CDS encoding IS3 family transposase (programmed frameshift), which produces MGTKKRASYTPKYRHEAAHLVIDTGRSIAEVAREIGVGEALLGRWVGIERAQMDSAPEALDADERAELERLRVEVSELRMDREFLKKSRSLLREGDRSEPAEAFALIDAEKAMFGVSRCARLLGVSRSGYYKWVKARDAGPGPRAQRRAELTVAVKAAHEESDGVDGAPRILATLRRQGETVSRKTVAKIMVDNGIEGISPRTWRPPTTIVDDRAHTLPDLVGRRFDQGALNKVWTSDITYLGTDEGWLYLCAVRDGCSRRVLGYAFAETLHTDVVEAALRRAHLFRDPATGPMERVIFHADRGCQYTSAQMFSVAEELNVRQSVGRTGVCWDNAQQESFWSTLKSEFYHRWHFATHAEAIHAVANWIENVYNWRRLHSSLGYLSPVDFETLMINQAEQAA; this is translated from the exons GTGGGCACGAAGAAGAGGGCGTCGTATACGCCGAAGTATCGGCATGAGGCCGCGCATTTGGTGATTGACACCGGGCGCTCGATTGCCGAGGTGGCCCGAGAAATCGGGGTTGGTGAGGCGTTGCTGGGCCGCTGGGTGGGTATTGAGCGCGCACAGATGGATTCGGCACCGGAAGCCTTGGACGCTGATGAGCGCGCTGAGTTGGAGCGCCTGCGGGTGGAGGTTTCTGAATTGCGAATGGATCGGGAGTTTCTAA AAAAAAGCCGCAGCCTTCTTCGCGAAGGAGACCGGTCCGAACCCGCCGAGGCGTTCGCACTGATCGACGCGGAGAAGGCCATGTTCGGTGTCAGCCGGTGCGCTCGACTGCTGGGGGTCTCTCGCTCGGGTTACTACAAGTGGGTCAAAGCCCGCGACGCCGGGCCCGGCCCGCGCGCGCAGCGGCGCGCCGAGCTCACCGTGGCGGTCAAGGCTGCCCATGAGGAATCCGACGGGGTCGACGGCGCTCCGCGGATCCTTGCGACGCTGCGCCGGCAGGGCGAAACCGTGTCTCGTAAGACAGTGGCGAAGATCATGGTGGACAATGGAATTGAGGGAATCAGCCCGCGCACATGGCGCCCGCCGACCACGATCGTTGATGATCGGGCGCACACGTTGCCGGATCTGGTGGGCCGGCGTTTCGACCAGGGCGCGTTGAACAAGGTGTGGACCTCTGACATCACCTACCTGGGTACCGACGAGGGCTGGTTGTACCTGTGTGCGGTCCGTGACGGTTGCTCGCGTCGGGTACTGGGATACGCGTTCGCCGAAACCTTGCACACCGACGTGGTGGAGGCCGCGCTGCGCCGGGCGCACCTGTTCCGGGACCCGGCGACGGGACCGATGGAGCGAGTGATTTTCCATGCGGATCGCGGGTGCCAGTACACCTCGGCGCAGATGTTCTCCGTGGCCGAGGAATTGAATGTGCGTCAGTCCGTCGGGCGAACCGGGGTGTGTTGGGACAATGCGCAGCAGGAGAGTTTCTGGTCGACATTGAAATCGGAGTTTTATCACCGATGGCATTTCGCCACGCACGCTGAAGCTATTCACGCGGTAGCGAATTGGATTGAGAACGTGTACAATTGGCGTCGGCTCCATAGTTCACTCGGGTATCTCAGTCCAGTGGATTTCGAGACATTGATGATCAACCAAGCGGAGCAAGCCGCTTAA
- a CDS encoding IS1634 family transposase, which produces MAYVRKVRTGSGAVAVQVACKNSGKVQVIAHVGSAHTDAELGILLEKARQLVHGDQEALDFEAPARSARVEDVADYRRRILPATGTSSCAGAPAPPGRTVGTCSRLLYDTLAAVYDWLGFDAVDDPVFRDLVIARIVEPTSKLDSLRVLADLGADGRSYRTVQRHLDEVGPKKYRDTIAEKCFAYARDCGGLSLLLYDVTTLWWEAENEDGLRKVGYSKDRKVDPQIVVGLLVDRTGFPLEIGCYEGNTAETTTIVPVVRGFLERHQLTDTDMVVAADAGMLSASNLKDLDELGLSFIVGSRATKAPADLESHFHWNGDAFTDGQVIDTVTPRHGNNKCVNDRAKRAEPVWDPEVHSAAWRAVWAYSAKRARRDQKTLAAQEARAKAIIDGTQPAKSARFVKVSGKDRHLDDSALSRAKSLAGLKGYITNVPATVMPADEVMAKYHDLWHVEKSFRMSKSDLAARPIWHRQRETIEAHLTIVFAALAVSHAVQSRTGYSIAKVVKGLRTLRSATIAINGVTQTFPPDVPATQREILEHLGLAP; this is translated from the coding sequence GTGGCGTACGTGCGGAAGGTGCGCACCGGCTCCGGCGCGGTGGCGGTGCAGGTGGCCTGCAAGAATTCCGGGAAAGTCCAGGTCATCGCCCATGTTGGATCTGCTCATACCGATGCTGAGCTGGGGATCCTGTTGGAGAAGGCCCGGCAGCTGGTGCACGGGGACCAGGAGGCGCTGGACTTCGAAGCCCCGGCCCGCTCAGCTCGGGTCGAGGATGTCGCCGACTACCGGCGACGAATCCTGCCTGCGACCGGCACGTCGAGTTGCGCGGGAGCGCCGGCGCCGCCGGGCCGGACGGTCGGCACTTGCTCGAGGTTGCTCTATGACACCCTCGCCGCGGTGTATGACTGGCTCGGGTTCGACGCGGTCGATGATCCGGTGTTCCGGGATTTGGTGATCGCCCGAATCGTGGAACCGACCAGCAAACTTGATTCCCTGCGGGTGCTGGCCGATCTCGGCGCGGATGGGCGCTCGTATCGGACGGTGCAACGTCACCTCGATGAGGTCGGGCCGAAGAAGTACCGCGACACCATTGCTGAGAAGTGCTTCGCCTACGCGCGTGACTGCGGCGGCCTCTCGCTCCTTTTGTATGACGTCACCACGTTGTGGTGGGAAGCTGAGAACGAGGACGGACTACGCAAAGTCGGGTACTCGAAAGACCGGAAGGTCGACCCTCAAATTGTGGTCGGACTGCTGGTCGACCGGACAGGGTTCCCTCTCGAAATCGGTTGCTATGAAGGCAATACCGCCGAGACCACCACCATTGTGCCGGTCGTGCGCGGGTTCCTGGAACGCCACCAGCTCACCGACACCGACATGGTCGTGGCCGCCGACGCCGGCATGTTGTCTGCCTCGAATCTCAAGGACCTCGATGAGCTGGGGCTCTCGTTCATCGTCGGTTCCCGGGCAACCAAGGCGCCAGCTGATCTGGAGTCCCATTTCCACTGGAACGGTGACGCGTTCACCGACGGCCAAGTCATCGACACCGTCACCCCGCGGCACGGCAACAACAAGTGCGTCAACGACCGAGCAAAGCGCGCTGAACCCGTGTGGGACCCCGAGGTCCATTCGGCGGCCTGGCGGGCGGTGTGGGCGTACTCAGCCAAACGGGCCCGGCGAGATCAGAAGACCCTTGCCGCTCAGGAAGCCCGCGCCAAGGCCATCATCGACGGAACGCAGCCGGCGAAATCAGCGCGGTTTGTCAAAGTCAGCGGCAAAGACCGACACCTCGATGACTCCGCACTATCTCGGGCGAAATCCCTTGCGGGACTGAAGGGTTACATCACCAATGTGCCGGCCACGGTCATGCCGGCGGACGAGGTCATGGCGAAGTACCACGACTTGTGGCACGTGGAGAAGTCATTTCGGATGTCGAAGTCCGACCTGGCCGCCCGCCCGATCTGGCATCGCCAACGCGAAACCATCGAAGCGCACCTGACGATCGTGTTCGCCGCACTGGCCGTCTCGCATGCCGTTCAATCCCGGACCGGGTACTCCATCGCCAAAGTCGTCAAAGGCCTACGGACACTGCGCAGCGCGACCATCGCCATCAACGGCGTCACCCAGACGTTCCCACCCGATGTGCCCGCCACCCAGCGCGAGATCCTCGAACACCTCGGACTGGCGCCCTGA
- a CDS encoding helix-turn-helix transcriptional regulator produces the protein MSRRVSRGFQRERLSALLAESGMARSDVARLAGVAASTLNSWERRGGEPDIERLARVVRLLDVEIAEVVVVPDDECMPSDLRVRRGMTQMQLGQAAGLSTTVVSGFERGETRWSPRKAEKLAPVLGVSVGELEAAWLRAKNRPAGTKP, from the coding sequence GTGAGCCGACGTGTGAGCCGGGGTTTCCAGCGCGAGCGACTTTCGGCGCTGCTGGCCGAGAGCGGTATGGCGCGCTCCGATGTGGCCCGCCTGGCCGGCGTGGCGGCGTCCACACTCAACAGCTGGGAGCGGCGCGGCGGCGAGCCGGACATCGAGCGATTGGCGCGGGTGGTGCGACTTCTGGACGTGGAGATCGCTGAGGTTGTCGTGGTGCCCGACGACGAATGCATGCCCTCGGATTTGCGCGTTCGCCGAGGAATGACGCAGATGCAGCTGGGCCAGGCAGCCGGCCTGTCGACGACGGTGGTGTCCGGGTTTGAGCGGGGGGAGACCCGCTGGTCGCCGCGTAAAGCCGAGAAACTCGCCCCTGTGCTGGGAGTCAGCGTTGGCGAATTGGAAGCGGCATGGCTGAGGGCCAAGAATCGGCCGGCCGGAACGAAGCCCTAG
- a CDS encoding WhiB family transcriptional regulator, which translates to MLIEASFTKSTTPAAGIPDSPTIRRTFVSTQRTPCQAKPPAESDALWFAVDTKYRRAEKMCSSCPFIGRCAYNAVVSRATHGVWAGQVLPGDKLTALEPIYERFLEIFKSRAAVELGGAPLPPLPDVASTRRSRRGAAAAAAA; encoded by the coding sequence GTGCTCATCGAGGCGTCGTTCACCAAGTCCACCACCCCGGCAGCCGGGATTCCCGACTCCCCCACGATCCGCAGGACCTTCGTGTCCACGCAGCGGACCCCCTGCCAGGCCAAGCCGCCGGCGGAGTCCGACGCGCTGTGGTTCGCCGTGGACACCAAGTACCGGAGAGCCGAGAAGATGTGCAGCTCCTGCCCCTTCATTGGCCGCTGTGCCTACAACGCCGTCGTCAGCCGCGCCACACACGGCGTCTGGGCGGGCCAGGTTTTGCCCGGCGACAAACTCACCGCCCTGGAACCGATCTACGAACGGTTCCTTGAAATCTTCAAGTCCCGTGCTGCCGTCGAGCTGGGCGGCGCTCCGCTGCCGCCACTGCCGGACGTCGCCAGCACGCGGCGCAGCCGCCGCGGCGCTGCCGCCGCGGCCGCCGCCTGA